In the genome of Lathyrus oleraceus cultivar Zhongwan6 chromosome 4, CAAS_Psat_ZW6_1.0, whole genome shotgun sequence, the window aacatcatatttcctagattcggtgtgccaaaactagtcGTTAATGACGGTGGCTCTCATTTCATATAGaatatctttggaaaacttcttctgaagtatggagtccgacaccgtgtggcaacaccttatcacccacaaaccAGTGGGCCAGTCGAGGTCTCAAATAGAGAAATCAAGCAGATTCTAGAAAAGACTGTCGGAATAtccagaaaagactggtcatctaaactaaaCGAAGCTCTGTGGGCCTACAAGACAACTTACAAAACCCCAATAGGGACCACACCCTTTAAATTAGTCTACggtaaatcatgtcatctccctgtggaattagaacacaaagcttaCTGGGAAATTAAGACCCTAAATATAAATTATACTTCCGCGGGTGAGAAACAAATTTTGGACGttcacgaattggaagaacttcgactagacgcctatgagaatgccaGGATATACAAAGAACGAACCAAAAAATGGCACGACAAACGTATATCTAGGAAAGAGTTTAATGTCGGCGACATAGTACTACTATTTAATTCGAGACTTAAGCTTTTTCCgggaaaacttaaatctaggtggtcaggccctttcGAAATCACAAAAGTCCTTAAAAACGGTGCGATAGAAATTAAAGGTCGGAATAGTGAACCATTTATGGTAAACGGGCAACGATTGAAACATTACCATAATATTGACAACAGAGACTATTCAAATAGTCTAAGACTTATAAAGCTGCCTGCTCAACCCCAAAACTGGTACATCGCAATGTTACTGTCGAACTTACGACgttaaacaaagtgcttagtgggagacaacccgccTTTTATTTAATTTGTTATCTTTGTTATTAAGTATTTTCCTTTTTTGACATTCATCTGTATTTTTGCTCCCTTTCCTTGATTCTATGCAGTAATACTTGTTGCTTCTAGTTACTAACTTAGAAACATTGGATACTGATTAACAGGCGAATTTATAACTAGTTAGTCACtaactttcatcatgcaaccagtagatacagttttcagaggcagagttcagaGAAGGCGCTATGATTATTTAACTCAGAAGGATATGGCTttatccatatattatgatggacctaccatggataggTTAGGTATCCGAGATAGCATCTTGTTTAAGTTTAACAAACTAGGATGGGAGAATGCtgctattaagagaaggtttgtcaCTTACCGTGAACTCACCCTATAATTCCTTAGTTCCCTAGTTTATAACCCCGAGCATGGTTACAGACTCAACAAAGGGTTGATTTCCTTTAGGTTGTTTAGTATGGACTTCACTTATAACCGtagagaccttgctgacctcctaggatttcctagtggcccatTTGTTTTCACTATCCTCCAGGAGGAATTAATCGATGACATCAACCtagattacttttggggtagtttAACTAGAGACTACCACCCTAACCCAAACTAGATGCACTCCCAAATGATACACAACCCTGCTATCCGCTACTTccataaaatactagcccacaccctGTTTGGAAAGGAAGCGAACAACACCATAGTGTCACAAgatgaacttttcatcttactctgtgtcgacgaaggtcgacatgtcaatgttgtgacatttatGATGGAGAGATTCATTCACCTTGCAAAGAACAATCGCACCCCAATCGTAATAGGCGGCCTAGTAACCATGGTAGCTGATGCCATTGGACTTAGACGCCCACTTCACGAGCATGTACCGTTTGGACACATCCGAGCCATGGACATTGAATTTTGCTTTGACCGCAGAATCATAGGAAACCTTGGACCGGATACTTTTGATTACCTAATTAATAATGAAGTTGTCCAGCTGTTTACCCTACCTAACCATGAGAGTACAAGTGTTCATAACCGAAATAACTGGCTTTATGATTTAGATGAATACCCAATTGATCTACCTTCACCTCCTGAGACACCGGCTATATATGAGTATTTAGATGACCCTATCCTTGTTGatgaatctgaccctgaaaccCCTCCAAACTACTATAACATAGATGAACCGGAACTTCCATCCTATGCAGAAAATCTTGCCATAATCCTTACCCGTCTGGATGGTTTCCACACTGACATTACCAATGTGAAAGAAGAAATAAAGAGCATGCGCCTTGATGTCTTAGGCCTAATGGATGTCGCCGTCGAACAGTTTGATCACTTGAACCAGGCTGTAGCTGCATTGGGACAGAACCGTGGCTGATTTCATCGACCGCTGACCTCTCCTACTCACATTAAAGTAATGAGGACATTGTTATGTTTTAGTGTGGGGAGGTAGCACTTTTATTGCTATTATTTAAcatttttattgttattattttttttatgttaCATTTAACTttcaatttaatttaatttaaacAACATTGTTATTTCATTTTGCTTCTACAATAAATTCTATTTTCCAGTCATTTTATTTTTACTGTTGTTAATTTCATACTGCTTTCATACTGCTGCCATATTGTGTTAATGCTATCATTACTACTGAGTTTCAGCTGTTTTCCAAAAAGCTAAAAACTTTGTGAACGTTGCATGTGACAACCGTCACATGTAGTGTGACGCCCATCACAAAGGCGTGACGCCCGTCACGGATGCACCACGCCCGTCACACATTATGCAGATGACCGTTACACACAGATGGCCGTTGCAAACGACCATTACGCAACCGTTATGTGTGACGACCGTAACTGCtatgtgacgaccgtcacagatCCAGAGGGCTCGCCTATAAAAACAAGTGCACTTcctctcttcttcctcatcaaATCATCCTACTCTCCTTAACCTTCCCACTCACACCACTCTTTTCTCCATTAACCTTTTTTTTCACAACCTTTTAAGCGAGAAACGTGTGAGTACCTTATAACTCACAAAATCCATCTCTCCCACCAAAACCTATATTTTCATAAACCACAATAATGGCCCGTCAAGAGAGAGCTGCTCCCGACCTCTCAAACATCGTATTCAGAAATGGAGAAGCCGGCGAGCGACAGAGAGACAACTACCTCGGGTTCTATCAACATTCAGTCCAAGCTACGAGGTATGTTGATAACGAATGTCTGACGGAGCTGGGACTTTCAGATGGCGTGGAATGGATGTTGAACAACTCTAATTTGACGCAGCTTTGCACCAACCCGCAACCAACTTACGAGGCACTGACATTGGAATTCCTGAGTTCTTTCTCCTACATCACCCCTCCTGGCGCAACTCAGTTTCTCACCGAAGTCGCCATATTTAGAATGTTCGGTACCGAGTATTCCCTAAACCAAACTCAAATAGCGTGAATGCTTGGCTTCCGACATGGAGAGAGAGTTAACGGTTGTATCCCTGACGAATGGTCATAAATATAGTCTAAAGATGATTTGAAACTTTTAATTTTCCAGTAACAAAGGAGTGGACTTTTAACATATAGTctaaaattaataaatttaatttttaagaCAAAGAATTGTACTTAACAAATGTTTTGATACAATTATTTTTCCAATAAAAAAATGTGTAAAATCCTCTCGTCCAAATTGTATATTAACTTAGATAAATCAAATGTTTAATAAATGTTGTTGGGGCAAAAAAAACTATCATCACATGATAGCATGTCCCACTTCATAAAAAGAAAGAACTAAATAATGCATCAAGTGCTAAACTTGTGTTCCATTCATCTAAGCATTGAGTGCTTATCCCATTAGGATGACTGATGGTTGTCACATATATTTATATCTATCAAACTTTGGTGCATTTCAGTGGTCCTAAACCCTCATGAATTGTGAGCCCAACAAGTATGGTTGCGTCATTTTCATGCATAAAAAAAAGGTTCATTCAGTCTCATATAATAAGTCCTAATGCCTCACTCACATTCATATACTTTAGACCATAGTGAACGTGTAGCAATCCCATGGCAACATCCATCACTTTTCCATTTAAAGCATTTTGGCGTCCCTCTCCCACCAGGGGGACTCTATGTTTTGTCCACATACTTAGGCCATGATGAAATTTAAATATTTTGGTTTCGATGTTTATAGGTAGATTCCTCCATTTGAAAGGTTGTTaactttttaatatttttaacAAGAGGTGCAATTAAGTGCATTTTTTGTGGCACTATGGATTAGTAAGAACTCTTTTTTTTCTAAAACATGGAAGCATTTAAGATTGAGTTACATATATCATGTACATGGCCCTGAGAGATTGAGAATGCTAATAGGGCAGATATTTGCATCTTTATTTGAAAGTAATTAAAAGAAATGATAATTTAATTATGACATAATCTACCTATTTATAATAAATTATCAAAGTTGCATGATTGATGCATGTCCTTATCCAAACAAACTAAATTTAACTGATTCGTAATCTTCTTAATCAAATTTATGAAATTGTTATCTTTACCTTTCAACTTATAACTTTCTTCAGTCTTTCATTATTGGTCCCATTAAAGTTATTTTTTTAGACATCGAAGGGCTTCTCTTCATCTTGAATTCAAAATATGCGTGTTGACCGTTTTTATTATCATCTTCAAGTTATATTTGTCTTTTCTCAGTTATACATGAAAAGGCATCTTCTCGAATTATAACACAGCCTCTCAAAATATGAGTGACTATTGTGAATACAAAGTATTGTTTTACGATTTTGAAAATCGGTCATAAAAGAAGTTATCAAGTCGAGTCGCAGACTATATCGTACTCTTTAAAATATTTCGCGTCACTGTCTAAAATTATGCAAAACTTTCGAACTATTGTGTTGCCTTCAGGATAAATCAACCAAGTTTCATACTATGGATTACTATTTGCACGGTAGATAATCGATCTAGAAGTACACTTTCGAATTTGGTACAAATATCATTCGTTGTATCTGGTATAAAGACCATTCGTAATAATTTCTcaaatcaaaataaattcaaataATTCTCCAAAGAGAATTCAATAATATTTATTTGACCACTAAAAATGATTTCTCAAACAAAGAGAAATTCGAATAATTCTCTAAAGAGAATCCCccacttgaatttaaaaaaaGTGTTTCAGAAGTAACGTCAAACGTTTCTAAAATTGTACATAAACAAATATGTCTACGACTTAAACCTTTGTGTGACAAGTAGGATTCCGATTCAACAAGAGTGATACAATTGTTTTGAACTCTATCTCTGACATCAAAACAACACACAACCTTTTCTTAAGGTGTATTCTAATAGTTTGTGCTTTAATGGACTTGCATGTGTATCCTAGTTTAGTGAAGGCTATAGGAATTCTGCCTCGAAATTCCATAGGAACCGACCTAAGTTCTGGGGGTCAAGATGGTAATCACTGAGAAATCCATCGCctcccttctgaacatggagaagacagtgggaagaagaatctacaactTCAACCCTAGGGCAAAGTACTTGTCCCAGGAAATTGCCCCAACTATCTTCCAACAGAACGCTGGAGGTAAAcactccaagaacaaggaacttcaccagaatctccgagtctggctgaagatcatccTAGGCACCATCCATCACTGCCCTGCCTCcaactcttctgactacatcaatacggatcagaagtgcatcctctactgcATTCACAAAGGGCTAAAACTGAACCTGCCAACGTTGCTCTTCAATTATCTCAGAGATTCTGTCAAGGATACCAGAAACAATATGAGGCCCAAaacctacattcctctgggaagactcaTCTCCGATGTTCTGATCGAGAGTGGGCTGGTGGATCACCTGATCCATCATAATCTGGTGGAGGATGTCACTGTTGACATTGAAAGACCTCTGAATGCTCGCAATCTGAAGAGTATAGGGGTGATTGAGCAAGTCAGAGCTAAACCTACTTTAGACACATCCTGGGAAGCACtcaaggatcagaggaagattcccaatgatctttacctcttctccaagattgaccctccaAAAATGGTGGCACACTATCTGCACGACCTTGCAAGCCAAGGGGTTGATATTTCTGAGTTCTCTGTGGATTGGCTGCCTAAGCATCCACCAAACTTCCTGAAGAGAATGCGAGAGCCTTCTGAAAAGTCAAAGAAGGCCAAGAAGGCTAAATTGGGAGAAACCTCTGGGTCAAGACCTTCAATCCCTCTGGATGATTCTCCAAGTAAGTCTCTACCTCCTTCTCGCTCTGTTAAATTAAAGCCActtgcttcttctcttccccaaaccTCTCCCATCTACACCCAATCAGAAACACCACCCTCTACCTTAAAATCCTCTAACCCACCTTCTCTAAAATTCAATCTCGCAACTACTACCTTACTCGTTTCTGAAGCAGAAATGCTGAACGAAACCACCTCACCGTCTTCTTCTACACCTTCATCCCTACCATACTACATTCTCTCATCAGACACCGAACCCTCTGACCCCCAATCCCCCATACTATCCCAACTTCAGGCGCATGCTCTTGCCTCACAGCAACCACCACAACCTGAACCAGAAGCCACCTCTCCACCCCTTGAACAACAAAATCCACCACCATCTGAACAACCTCAAACACCACCTCTTGAACAATAACCCACAATACCACATGCACAAACACCACCACCACCCTCTGATATTCCCACCATACCAACCTCTGAACACATCATCATCCCTACTCAAACTCCTGTTGACACCAACCAAACACCACCATCATCCCCATCCCCCAACTCTGAAACAGAACCTGCCTTCCCCACCTTAGAAGAAGCAATCACTTTATTTGCAGAGTCTTCAGTGGAGAAGATCAAGTCTTTGTCTGTCAACTCTGGCATCAATGATGATCCCTCTGCAGTAAGGATCCACTGGAACCAAGTGATCAAatggatgacctctgaagccttcaaactgaaaggcctctTTAAACAAGTCCTGCAACGACTTTGTCAGAGACACTGGAGTAAGGCTACAGGCTAGCTTGGTTAAAGAGGCTGAGGAAAAGGCCAGAAAGGAATCAGAAGAGAAAGCTCTCCTGGAAGAAGAGCAACGAATAAGAGTAGCTAAAGAGAAGGTTATTGCTGAAGTCGCCGCTGCTGCggctgctgctgctgaagctgtGGCAAAAGCTAAAGCCGAAGCTGAAGAAGCAACACACATTGCTGTAGAGGAAGATGCAAAGGCCAGAGTTGATGCTCTGACTCAAGGGGAGCAATCTAACTCTGGTTTCGCCCCTCTGGTACTGAAAACTCTGGAAGAACTGCAAAAGGAACAACAAGTTGTGAGAGCTAGGTTGGATCACCAGGACTCTGTCAAAAACAGCATTCAGAACCTGATGACTGAactgctccaaaggatgcctccacctccaaacccttaggcatTTAGGTTCTTTTTGTTGTTTTCTTCTGATGTTTTTCTTATTCCTTCTAAAATATGCTTTCATTGCTACCTATTTGTACCAACTTTCTCTCTTATATATGAATATTTGTTTCTTGCTTTACCTTCTATatctttttgagtctgacaaaaacGGGGAGAACTATAACAACTCTAATGAAAATACATATCTAAACCTCTTAATGCACTGCAAACATTAATATCTTAATGATTTATGAAAACTAAAGTTATGCAGCATAACAACTAAGGTACAAACCAACTACCACACAAGGAAggtctggtaagaacttctgagaAATCTGATGATTTAACTCAGGAGGAGTCCCTTGTTCTTATCTGATTCTGAGATTCTATTTACTGTTTCATCATCACTCTGacttgttttgtcatcatcaaaaagggggagattgtaagaacaaatttagttctacaatgtatctctaagattttaatgataacaaaggatgaaacaaaaatagtaccctaacgaaatttttctaagtataCATAACTCTAATCAAAACAGTCACATAGACActcatcagatacataatcaaagtTTAAGATACAAATTAGAAGATACGCAagcagaagctctgactctgatcaacCCAAGCGCAAGCTAAACAAAAGACATCATACACCCTGAAGTGGAAGAATGACTCTAGAATCTGAAGACGTACGCTCTAATGAAATCAAGTGAAGAGAAACTATGAAGACAATCAACAACAAGCATCTTCTGATGTTGCATGAAGGTTCTGGCCTTCAGACCCTCTGATTCAGAAAGCTTAACCTTGAAGAAATTCGCTTATGGAAAGAAGCTAATTTAGGAAGGATTTTATGGCGCCCCAAAAATTGCTTTAGAAAGGACACATAGATTAATAacattaatcatccatcattgccCAAGATTCTGACTTTAACATCATTCAACGGTTTTCTCATcctcctatataaaggatggaacgCCACTCAAGGAACGTAGCTGAAACACACAAGAATACAATACTTCCACtatattcattattcattctcCCACACGAGCTACTGCTCCAACGTGTGAAATAATTCTTTACTCTTACATTATGTAAATTCTGCTTATGTTAGAAGCACCAATCATTACTGTAATCATATTATATTGCTAAGAAATTTCCTCAAatgacttgtgaagtctgtaaacttgagagggctagAAGATCTTTATTTTCTTAGACGATTGTTcgtgtaatctttcaagattagtggattaagtcctttttgaaggcgaaatcaccttggctgggtggactggagtagctttgaatttcaagcgaaccagtataaaattttgtgttgAATTTATTTGTTTTTGCGTGTGTCTAAATTCCAAAAAGTTTTATTTTctcaaaacaattcaaaccccctttcttgtttttctctaccttcacatattgactaaattagtcctcggcaacggcgccaaaaTCTTGATCGCGACTAACATGTATGTCAGATAATAACTGCAAGTATACAGTTTAtcactgtagcggggtattcgttaccattagagatattgactaaatctaaggtaaaccatacaagtcgagtcgccactgcacttctatttatccaaaggaatggttagaaagcgaacaaaagcctaaaagttttatcaaatcaaaaactagtaaaaatgtcagagatcggggtaagggggttggttatgcaatgggaaggttttaagcacccaaaacatcataggtactcctagggagcacttttcatatttgttgtaagaTTGGTATTTTTTTGCGAAAATTtgttttgtgcaaacatgattgaagagatgagaagagaatatacaagtttatttacattttgtgtttggatggataaactcattgcctacgtaccatcttaaaaagattaggatcaaaacctcgtagttcggggtaaaaatctcaaaatgagttggtgaattgattggtccaaaagccttaaggtcttttgttatccaagggagaaaactcaaactaaaaccataaatccaccatgtgaggatatcttcaatatgctagtgatgggttaaccctataataagcatggaagactcattgtccatcactaaggatataggtgagtattacatctacctcaaggataactcaaacctaatagctaaaggttatgaaaagttttggtgagaaagtggccattgaaaccataaaaaggcatttgaatgggttatatttaccaatgaaaagtatgtacaaaatatggtcaaagttgacttaaaagttcaattcaaaataagtgttatgaaaagatagtttgaaaatcaaaagcataaggcttaggtttctaatgtttgaaaacaagtgttaaatgtttgcacaaaagttttggcttgggttagagtggagggaagaagaagaatggctaaagtcctagtcatacaagagataagggataagaaacaagaccacaaaatggagttcctctcttgagatcatattgatgatccaagtagctcccatcctttggaatatgcaagcaaaataatagtaagctcaagcaacaatcaaacaagtctcttaagagatcctcaatgcatcttgtatctttcactttgggtgaacatggcaatggttcttcaatttgagctctcatagaattccaTAGCACaaaaagcacacacatcaaaagttccatgaagtaaatcaagaatggacaagagtgagtttagaggtttggtccttctaatccatcttcacattaaggtccttttactccaaatttttgcatagggagagtcctagaaactaagtccatttgtccattttctttgcatttagtccacaacaatcaaaacaaaacacaagcacaaaaatatatacacaattatgtgctcaagtgagcaaaaggcaaattgcattaacataaacatgtgctcaaataagcaaagggaaaagcaaatgaataatatgtacaagaatagtaaattgcataaaagtaaagagcaaaaagtaaatgttaatggttaatggttagtgttgatagttagtgtgccataaggcaaatttagcgctatgttaagcaatcgtaattggacttatgtagaagtcacaactatctgaggccggtcaataataatgtaggcaataacacaagttagaagtcttgattagtgaaccaagttctaacaacttgccatgccaaaaagaaaatgagaaatgatcttgtattggtttaagtcctttgcatgatttaagaagcaatctatccttaatgcaaatccattcacttgatcatttgatcaagatgaattagatttgaattaaggaagattaaacctccctaatcaatgctaatttatcaacctttaactcattgatcaaaaagaaaagaagaagaagaagaagatggatcATGAAAATGAAGAAAgtaaagtgcattaagtaaaatggaatgtaccaatccacaaatgttgaccaaagatagggaagatcaaggtcaaaccataaaaaacagaaatgagatgaagattggaagtcaagaaataaacaaaatatttttggcatttttaatatttgaaaataaacttgaattaaaatattaaagaaaggtcaaacctcaaattcacttcaaatcaactttgaaaagtccaaatgaattatcccaagttcaacaaggtcaaacaaagtttgacaaaaaatttcagcatttttaaaagtcagaaactatttttaatcaattaaaaaatgaagaaaaataccctaattgaactaaaatctcaaataaatctcaaatcaattaataaatggatgataatatttttcatagatccatcatcattcaaagaagttagaaaaatatttttgtattttttgaatatcaaaaactatttaaaatgaattaaaaataacctaaaaagagaaattattaaaaaatagcaaatgataaaataaaaaatattaaaaatcatttttagaaactagaaattaaaagagaaataatgcaattggtcccatattttttggaccaataataaaagagatatgaatttttgaaaatgtgatggaattaaaaaaataaaatggaaaattcagaaattagaaaaaaccacgtgcgttggatggatcctcattaattgacgtggaggatctaatGGCA includes:
- the LOC127135736 gene encoding proline-rich receptor-like protein kinase PERK2 encodes the protein MVAHYLHDLASQGVDISEFSVDWLPKHPPNFLKRMREPSEKSKKAKKAKLGETSGSRPSIPLDDSPSKSLPPSRSVKLKPLASSLPQTSPIYTQSETPPSTLKSSNPPSLKFNLATTTLLVSEAEMLNETTSPSSSTPSSLPYYILSSDTEPSDPQSPILSQLQAHALASQQPPQPEPEATSPPLEQQNPPPSEQPQTPPLEQ